Proteins from a single region of Bombus pascuorum chromosome 5, iyBomPasc1.1, whole genome shotgun sequence:
- the LOC132906909 gene encoding teneurin-m isoform X6, which yields MRSTNTDTDETSWCLLDNSAPRGPPDVPPRNPTMSRVNGRLPGSHAASDHERDPDLQPSCLVRTSSGGFYSIPKIPKNEYNNKNQSTGNSPIKVELQNNMDRVPLPYGHAPSMIPMRRQSIRCHFVKGVDWCSWKLIAMILLMVSLCITAALAYVVVSSIVNRSYQSTKACAVLVGENSDTKPLSSDGNKTSSSATASSSQSSGRTRQQASSGAIDDTLNFDDQPHNLNLSMDEIDERQESAVFDGVTLKQMDSKDGKETSVSLGKESVKEGTSTSYENDYESTTEESTGTVDWTTTPSYEDESSSVGLSCSGTTPLPPEPTILILEGARTFPARSFPPDGTTFAQVGLGQKLSKEIPPYSYWNMQFYQSEAAYVRFDYNIPRGASIGVYARRNALPTHTQYDLLEVLSGFKARTTRASHVSVIPSIKKEVTHYMEPGHWFLSLYNDDGDPQEVSFIAMIAEDMTHNCPNGCSGKGECLLGHCQCNPGFGGEDCSESVCPVLCSQRGEYINGECQCNPGWKGKECSLRHDECEVPDCNGHGHCTNGKCNCVRGYKGKYCEEVDCPHPTCSGHGFCAEGTCICKKGWKGADCSQMDKEALQCLPDCSGHGNFDLETQTCLCEPMWSGDDCSKELCDLDCGPHGHCVDNACDCLPGWSGELCNLKQCDPRCNEHGQCKNGTCLCVTGWNGKHCTMEGCPNSCSGHGQCRVGNDGQWECRCYDGWDGKDCNVLLEQNCNDGRDNDKDGLIDCADPECCSNHICRSSQLCVSAPKPIDILLRKQPPAITASFFERMKFLIDEGSLQNYARQETFNESMFWNHFNTSRSAVVRGRVVTHLGTGLMGVRVSTSTPLEGFTLTRDDGWFDLLVNGGGAVTLQFGRSPFKPQSHIVFVPWNEVVIIDKIVMSTAEEKQTSHIPYACAAHDYDLMKPVVLATWKHGFQGACPDKSAILAESQVIQESLQIPGTGLNLVYHSSRAAGYLSTIQLQLTPEVIPPTLNLIHLRITIEGILFEKTFEADPVIKFTYAWNRLNVYRQRVYGVTTAMVKVGYEYNDCKDIIWDVQTTKLSGHDMSISEVGGWNLDIHHRYNFHEGILQKGDGSNIYLKQKPRVILTTMGDGHQRSLDCYDCDRQAEASNQRLLAPVALATASDGSIFVGDFNLVRKILVDGTVRTVVRLNATRVSYRYHIALSPLDGSLYISDPESHQIIRVRDTNDYSEPDHNWETVVGSGERCLPGDEAHCGDGALARDAKLAYPKGVAVSADNVLYFADGTNIRMVDRDGIITTVIGNHMHKSHWKPIPCEGTLNVEEVHLRWPTELAINPLDNSLHMIDDHMVLQLAPDGRVKVVAGRPLHCASPSSSFDTELATHATLVMPQSIAFGPSGNLYIAESDSQRINRVRVIGTDGKISPYAGAESKCNCLERGCDCFDADHYLASTSKFNTISAVAVSPDGVVHIGDQANYRIRSVMASIPDASGAREYEIYSPDTQEIYVFNRFGQHVATKNILTGEIVYQFTYNVNTSNGKLSTVTDAAGNKVFLLRDYSSQVNSIENTKGQKCRLRMSRMKMLHELSTPDNYNVTFDYHGPTGLLKTKLDSTGRSYVYNYDEFGRLTSAVTPTGKVISLTFDLSLKGAVVKVGQNNRKPISMLIKGSSVVTKVGEAEQRTTVLSDGSVGQVTPWAHTVSTDTLPYSVLAEIEPLLGESYPVPAKQRTEIAGDLANRFEWRYFLRKFQGNKYRSESKTVAQVGRKLRINGDILLSLEYDRETNSVAVFMDDDAELLNVTYDRTARPVKWGPRNGIFSGVELEYDRFSRLTSWTWGDISETYGFDRAGRLYEIKYSDGTSMVYAFKDMFSSLPLKVTTPRGSDYLLQYDEAGALQSLTTPRGHIHAFSLQTSLGFYKYQYYSPMNRHPYEILYNDDGQILAKVYPHQSGKVAYVYDHTGKLETTLAGLSSIHYTYQETTSLVHSIDINEPNFEMRIEYKYHAGIVKDEKIKFGSKSGLDNARYRYQYDGNARISGIEVDINGKQLPQLRLKYNQNLGILEGVGDLRIYRNLFNRSVMQDSSKQFFTVTDYDEHGRVKTVLMNIRSLDVFRMELEYDNRNRIKMRKLSIGKDAMEKKEWTKMEKITYNADGHVLEVADTENNWQYAYDENGNVIGVTEHNEKIALGYDSGDRVVQYGDVEFNSYDGRGFVVIRGEHKYRYNSRGQLIHASEHKKFQIWYFYDDRGRLVAWNDDRENITQFFYANPKTPDLITHIHFPKSSKTFRFLYDSRNFLMTVETSEQRFYVATDQNGSPLALFDTNGNLIKEMRRTPFGKIIKDTNPDFYLPIDFHGGLLDPNTKLVYLNKRLYDPTVGQWMTPAWEQMANELTTPTDIFIYRFRNNDPINFKQNVEYMTDLASWLKLYGYDISAMLGSEYMKQMVYQPSATITSPQLTPDFGVMSGLQCIVNRVHEKFSDLGFVPKPLLKLEPKTRNLLPRVAHRRAVFGEGILVSRVGGRSLVSVVDGVNSVVQDVVTSVFNNSYFLPLHFSVHDQDVFYFVKDNALKIRDDMEELRRLGGMFNVSTHETTEHGAGTWKELRLHNPDAAVVIKYGADPEQERHRILKHAHKRAVERAWEIEKQLVMAGFQGRGDWSKEEKDELISRGTVSGYEGVDIHSVHRYPQLADDPGNVAFTRDTKRKRRKSGNRRNRIHRHDS from the exons CTATAGATGATACCCTGAACTTCGATGATCAACCACATAATTTGAATCTTTCGATGGATGAAATAGATGAGCGTCAAGAGTCTGCAGTGTTTGATGGGGTCACACTGAAACAGATGGACTCTAAGGACGGAAAGGAAACTTCTGTAAGTTTGGGGAAGGAGTCTGTAAAAGAAGGAACGAGTACGAGCTATGAGAATGATTATGAATCCACGACTGAGGAGAGTACTGGGACTGTTGACTGGACCACTACTCCGAGTTATGAGGATGAGTCGAGCAGTGTAGGCTTGTCATGTTCTGGGACAACGCCATTACCCCCAGAACCCACTATACTGATCCTGGAAG GTGCAAGAACTTTCCCCGCCAGGTCCTTCCCACCTGACGGTACAACTTTCGCCCAAGTGGGTCTCGGACAGAAGCTCAGCAAAGAGATTCCACCATACAGCTACTGGAACATGCAATTCTACCAGTCGGAAGCTGCGTACGTGCGATTCGACTATAATATTCCTCGTGGAGCCAGTATCGGCGTCTACGCAAGAAGAAACGCTCTTCCTACGCACACGCAGTACGATCTTCTGGAAGTACTTAGTGGTTTCAAGGCCAGAACCACACGGGCGTCCCATGTTAGTGTTATT CCATCGATCAAGAAGGAAGTGACGCACTATATGGAGCCTGGTCATTGGTTCCTTTCGTTGTACAACGACGACGGTGATCCTCAGGAAGTGTCGTTTATAGCTATGATCGCGGAAGACATGACGCATAATTGTCCGAATGGCTGTAGCGGAAAGGGCGAATGTCTGCTGGGTCACTGCCAATGTAATCCTGGTTTCGGTGGCGAAGATTGCAGCGAGAGCGTTTGTCCTGTTCTCTGTAGTCAGCGTG GCGAGTACATAAACGGAGAGTGCCAATGTAACCCTGGCTGGAAGGGCAAGGAATGTTCCCTGCGACACGACGAATGCGAAGTGCCTGATTGTAACGGACACGGCCATTGCACCAATGGAAAGTGCAATTGCGTACGTGGCTACAAAGGAAAGTATTGCGAGGAAGTGGACTGCCCTCATCCGACTTGCTCTGGCCATGGTTTCTGCGCGGAGGGCACCTGCATTTGTAAGAAGGGGTGGAAAGGAGCAGATTGTAGCCAGATGGACAAAGAAGCGTTACAGTGTCTGCCCGATTGCAGTGGACATGGAAATTTCGATCTTGAGACGCAGACTTGTCTATGTGAGCCTATGTGGTCTGGAGACGACTGCTCGAAAG AATTATGCGATTTGGATTGCGGTCCCCACGGACATTGCGTTGACAATGCTTGCGACTGTTTGCCCGGATGGTCCGGCGAATTGTGTAATCTAAAGCAATGCGATCCACGATGCAACGAACACGGCCAATGTAAAAACGGGACCTGTTTGTGCGTGACTGGTTGGAATGGAAAACACTGCACCATGGAAGGTTGCCCGAATTCCTGCTCTGGACACGGACAGTGTAGAGTCGGCAACGATGGTCAGTGGGAATGCAGGTGTTACGATGGCTGGGATGGCAAGGACTGCAACGTGCTTCTTGAACAGAACTGCAATGACGGAAGAGACAACGACAAAG ACGGTCTCATCGATTGCGCGGATCCGGAATGTTGCTCGAATCATATATGTCGTAGCAGCCAACTTTGCGTGTCAGCACCGAAGCCGATCGATATACTTCTGCGAAAGCAGCCGCCGGCCATCACCGCTTCCTTCTTCGAGaggatgaaatttttaatcgacgaAGGCAGTCTTCAAAATTACGCGCGTCAAGAAACCTTCAACGAGAG TATGTTCTGGAATCACTTCAACACAAG TCGATCGGCTGTTGTCCGTGGCCGCGTTGTCACGCATCTTGGCACCGGTCTGATGGGAGTGCGAGTCAGTACCAGCACACCTCTGGAAGGCTTTACCTTGACGAGAGACGACGGCTGGTTCGATCTCCTGGTGAACGGCGGTGGTGCGGTCACTTTACAATTTGGAAGATCGCCATTCAAACCGCAGAGCCACATTGTTTTTGTACCATGGAACGAG GTGGTAATAATCGATAAGATAGTCATGAGCACCGCAGAAGAGAAGCAAACAAGCCACATTCCATACGCTTGTGCAGCGCATGATTACGACCTGATGAAACCAGTGGTCCTGGCAACGTGGAAGCATGGTTTCCAGGGAGCGTGCCCTGACAAAAGTGCTATTCTGGCCGAGTCCCAAGTTATACAAGAAAGCCTGCAAATACCTGGCACGGGTCTCAATCTCGTTTACCATAGCTCCAGAGCAGCCGGCTATCTGTCCACCATACAGCTGCAGTTGACTCCAGAAGTCATACCTCCTACCCTTAATTTAATTCATCTGAGAATCACAATCGAAGGAATTCTGTTTGAGAAAACCTTTGAAGCAGACCCAGTGATAAAATTCACTTATGCTTGGAATCGACTGAACGTGTATAGACAACGCGTTTATGGTGTCACCACTGCTATGGTGAAAGTTGGATACGAGTATAATGATTGCAAAGATATTATTTGGGATGTTCAAACGACGAAACTGAGTGGCCATGACATGTCCATTTCTGAAGTTGGAGGCTGGAATTTGGATATCCACCATAGATACAATTTCCACGAGGGGATTCTTCAGAAAGGAGATGGctcgaatatttatttgaagcaGAAGCCCAGAGTGATTTTGACCACTATGGGCGATGGTCATCAAAGGTCTTTGGATTGCTATGATTGCGATAGACAAGCAGAGGCTTCTAACCAGAGGCTTCTTGCACCCGTTGCTCTTGCAACTGCTTCTGATGGATCTATCTTTGTTGGGGACTTCAATCTTGTCAGAAAGATTCTTGTCGATGGCACTGTTAGAACTGTAGTTCGGCTCAA TGCAACAAGGGTATCCTACCGTTACCACATAGCGCTCAGCCCTCTGGATGGCTCCCTCTACATTTCTGACCCAGAATCACACCAAATCATTCGTGTGCGCGATACCAACGATTACTCTGAGCCCGATCACAACTGGGAAACAGTCGTCGGCTCTGGAGAACGTTGTCTTCCTGGCGACGAAGCTCATTGTGGCGACGGTGCTCTGGCCAGAGACGCCAAACTTGCCTATCCCAAAGGAGTAGCAGTCTCTGCAGACAACGTGCTCTATTTCGCCGATGGAACTAACATCAGAATGGTCGACAGAGATGGTATAATCACCACAGTAATTGGAAACCACATGCACAAGTCACACTGGAAGCCAATTCCTTGTGAGGGTACTTTAAACGTGGAAGAAGTTCATCTTCGTTGGCCTACAGAATTAGCAATCAATCCTCTGGACAACTCGTTACACATGATAGATGATCATATGGTTCTTCAATTGGCTCCTGATGGTCGTGTCAAGGTCGTTGCTGGACGTCCTCTTCACTGTGCTTCTCCATCTTCATCGTTTGATACTGAACTAGCTACGCATGCAACCTTGGTGATGCCTCAGAGCATTGCATTTGGCCCTTCAGGAAATCTATATATAGCAGAAAGTGATTCTCAAAGGATTAATCGTGTGAGAGTGATTGGTACAGATGGTAAAATTTCACCGTATGCTGGAGCGGAGTCCAAGTGTAATTGTTTGGAACGCGGTTGTGATTGTTTCGACGCTGACCATTATCTTGCTTCCACTTCGAAGTTTAATACGATATCTGCAGTTGCCGTGTCTCCTGATGGAGTAGTTCATATTGGTGATCAAGCGAATTACAGAATTAGATCCGTGATGGCCAGCATTCCTGATGCTAGTGGCGCTAGAGAGTATGAGATTTATTCTCCAGACACTCAAGAAATCTATGTATTCAATAGATTTGGTCAACATGTTGCTACCAAGAACATACTCACTGGAGAGATTGTTTATCAGTTTACTTACAATGTAAATACTAGCAATGGAAAGCTTAGCACTGTCACAGATGCAGCTGGAAATAAAGTATTCTTGTTAAGAGACTACAGTAGCCAAGTGAACTCCATTGAGAATACCAAGGGACAGAAGTGCAGGCTGAGGATGTCTAGGATGAAGATGTTGCACGAATTGAGCACTCCAGACAATTATAATGTAACCTTCGATTACCATGGACCCACTGGTTTATTGAAAACCAAATTAGACAGCACAGGAAGGAGTTATGTGTACAATTATGATGAATTTGGCAGACTCACCTCTGCAGTCACTCCAACAGGCAAAGTAATCAGTCTAACTTTTGATCTAAGTTTGAAAGGAGCAGTTGTGAAGGTTGGACAGAATAATAGGAAACCAATCTCAATGCTCATCAAAGGATCGTCTGTGGTTACGAAGGTTGGAGAGGCTGAGCAGAGAACAACAGTTCTTTCTGATGGTTCAGTGGGTCAGGTCACACCATGGGCTCACACTGTCAGTACAGATACCTTACCGTACTCAGTATTGGCGGAAATAGAACCATTGTTAGGTGAAAGCTACCCAGTTCCTGCTAAGCAGAGAACAGAGATCGCTGGGGATTTAGCAAACAGATTCGAATGGCGATACTTTCTTAGAAAGTTtcaaggaaataaatatagaagcGAATCGAAGACCGTGGCACAAGTTGGCAGAAAGCTTCGCATCAACGGGGACATTTTATTGTCTCTTGAATATGATAGAGAAACTAACAGCGTGGCAGTGTTTATGGATGATGATGCGGAGCTTCTAAATGTCACCTATGACAGAACGGCAAGACCAGTTAAATGGGGTCCcagaaatggaattttctcCGGTGTAGAGCTTGAATATGATCGATTTAGTAGATTGACAAGCTGGACCTGGGGAGATATCAGTGAAACCTATGGCTTTGATAGAGCTGGAAGATTgtacgaaattaaatatagtGATGGAACATCCATGGTGTATGCATTTAAGGACATGTTCAGTAGTCTTCCACTGAAAGTAACTACACCACGAGGAAGTGATTATTTGTTGCAATATGATGAAGCTGGAGCACTGCAGTCGTTAACTACTCCTAGAGGACATATTCATGCGTTCTCACTGCAGACTTCTCTTGGGTTCTATAAATATCAGTACTACTCGCCAATGAACAGACATCCGTACGAGATTTTGTATAATGATGATGGACAGATCCTGGCTAAAGTGTACCCGCATCAGAGTGGCAAGGTTGCTTACGTTTATGATCATACTGGGAAGCTGGAAACTACTCTTGCTG GACTGTCTTCGATCCACTACACGTATCAAGAAACCACGAGCCTGGTCCATAGTATCGATATTAACGAACCCAATTTCGAGATGCGTATAGAGTACAAATATCACGCAGGAATCGTTAAAGATGAAAAGATCAAATTCGGTAGCAAAAGTGGCTTGGACAACGCACGCTATCGTTACCAATACGATGGCAACGCCAGGATATCCGGTATCGAAGTTGACATCAACGGCAAACAACTTCCACAATTACGTCTGAAATACAACCAAAACCTGGGAATATTGGAAGGCGTAGGAGACCTCagaatatatagaaatctCTTTAACAGATCTGTAATGCAAGATAGTAGCAAACAATTCTTCACCGTCACTGATTATGACGAGCATGGTCGAGTTAAAACAGTTTTGATGAACATTAGATCATTGGACGTATTTAGAATGGAACTCGAATATGATAACCGAAATCGTATAAAGATGAGGAAATTGTCTATTGGAAAAGATGCCATGGAGAAGAAAGAATGGACAAAGATGGAGAAAATCACTTATAATGCTGATGGACATGTTTTAGAAGTAGCTGATACTGAGAATAATTGGCAATATGCTTATGATGAAAATGGTAATGTGATTGGAGTTACAGAACATAATGAGAAGATCGCATTAGGTTATGATAGTGGAGATCGTGTTGTTCAATATGGTGACGTTGAGTTTAACTCTTACGATGGACGAGGATTCGTTGTTATTCGAGGAGAGCACAAGTACAg ATACAATTCACGCGGTCAACTAATCCACGCTTCCGAGCACAAGAAGTTCCAGATCTGGTACTTCTACGACGACCGTGGCCGATTGGTTGCCTGGAACGACGACCGCGAGAACATCACGCAGTTCTTCTATGCGAATCCAAAGACGCCGGATTTGATCACGCACATCCACTTCCCGAAGTCCTCGAAAACCTTCCGATTCCTCTACGACTCCCGCAATTTCCTGATGACAGTGGAGACATCAGAGCAAAGATTCTACGTTGCAACAGATCAAAATGGCTCTCCTCTGGCGCTCTTTGATACCAATGGAAACCTGATAAAGGAGATGAGACGTACACCATTTGGAAAAATCATCAAGGACACCAATCCAGACTTCTATTTGCCCATAGACTTCCACGGTGGTCTCCTGGATCCAAACACTAAATTAGTTTACCTGAACAAGCGCTTGTACGATCCGACTGTTGGACAGTGGATGACACCAGCGTGGGAGCAAATGGCCAACGAACTCACCACTCCAACCGACATTTTCATCTATCGTTTCCGTAATAATGatccaattaatttcaaacagAATGTGGAATACATGACTGATCTGGCTAGTTGGCTGAAACTATATGGCTATGATATTTCTGCAATGCTTGGTTCCGAGTACATGAAACAAATGGTGTACCAACCTAGCGCAACCATCACATCACCTCAATTGACCCCAGACTTTGGTGTCATGTCTGGTTTACAGTGCATTGTGAATCGCGTACACGAAAAGTTCTCAGATCTAGGTTTCGTCCCTAAGCCATTACTTAAGCTGGAACCAAAGACGAGGAATCTTCTTCCCAGAGTGGCTCATCGTCGCGCTGTCTTTGGAGAAGGTATCCTAGTTTCCCGTGTCGGTGGAAGATCACTTGTCAGCGTAGTAGACGGTGTGAACAGCGTAGTCCAGGACGTAGTGACATCTGTGTTCAACAACTCATACTTCTTACCTCTACACTTTAGTGTCCACGATCAAGACGTGTTCTACTTTGTGAAAGACAATGCACTGAAAATTCGTGATGACATGGAGGAACTTCGTCGTCTAGGTGGCATGTTCAACGTCTCAACTCATGAAACTACCGAACATGGTGCAGGTACCTGGAAAGAACTAAGATTACACAATCCAGATGCTGCTGTGGTGATCAAGTACGGAGCTGATCCTGAACAAGAGAGACACAGAATATTAAAACACGCTCATAAACGAGCAGTAGAAAGAGCTTGGGAGATAGAAAAGCAATTGGTTATGGCTGGTTTCCAAGGAAGAGGCGACTGGtctaaagaagagaaagatgaACTAATTAGTCGAGGCACGGTTAGTGGCTACGAAGGTGTGGACATTCATAGTGTGCATAGATATCCACAATTAGCTGACGATCCTGGTAATGTAGCGTTCACGAGAGATACcaaaaggaaacgaagaaagagtGGAAACAGGCGTAACAGAATCCACAGGCATGACTCGTGA